One region of Carassius auratus strain Wakin unplaced genomic scaffold, ASM336829v1 scaf_tig00215205, whole genome shotgun sequence genomic DNA includes:
- the LOC113093971 gene encoding uncharacterized protein LOC113093971 — protein MLTTMTYRMPNFTLEQKLFLLRRIHAVVDTVQDFRKDTNTTVHRNAVWAALAQAFNAAFPSRPPSSIGSLKTLWKRLKVECRVALQRRQVQQAAGLPVSALTQVQREVIALVPNLISCLEEVDGDGSYSSVRGGSPGAVMGLSGTNGSEHEDADHSQNDEVDSKENLAIELVLVSPTHPPVNSGIPPGTASSPLHSHSVSSRSSPPSLIYPTHAGSTLGLVSRTSGANFDTPHREPAVPHAPAGGAVENSLPPMDSNTSNSKWDARRQELFELERQQTISLLLLQQCVWEEKRKAVRQKEKAARAKRRYYQAKLRKIGTEHPPSSSDSEDNEHLQT, from the exons atGCTGACCACCATGACGTACCGCATGCCAAACTTCACTCTGGAGCAGAAGCTTTTCTTGCTTCGAAGAATCCATGCAGTGGTGGACACAGTGCAGGACTTTCGGAAAGACACCAACACTACTGTGCACCGGAACGCTGTATGGGCAGCACTGGCTCAGGCCTTCAATGCGGCGTTCCCTAGTCGACCACCCAGCAGCATCGGCTCCCTGAAGACACTTTGGAAACGTCTGAAGGTGGAATGTCGTGTAGCACTGCAGAGGCGACAGGTACAGCAGGCAGCTGGTCTTCCTGTGTCTGCCCTCACGCAG GTGCAGAGAGAAGTGATTGCTCTGGTACCAAACCTGATCTCCTGTCTGGAGGAGGTAGACGGAGATGGCAGCTACAGCTCAGTTAGGGGTGGCTCACCTGGAGCAG TGATGGGGCTTTCAGGCACTAATGGGAGTGAGCATGAAGATGCTGACCACAGTCAAAATGAT GAAGTAGACAGCAAGGAGAATTTAGCCATTGAACTTGTGTTGGTCTCACCAACTCACCCACCTGTTAACTCCGGGATTCCTCCTGGCACtgcctcctctcctctccactcaCATTCAGTCTCTTCCAGGTCCAGCCCTCCATCTCTCATCTacccaacccatgcaggaagcaCCTTAGGGCTGGTATCAAGGACTAGTGGTGCAAACTTTGATACCCCACACAGAGAGCCTGCAGTGCCACATGCTCCTGCCGGAGGAGCAGTTGAGAATTCATTACCACCAATGGACTCTAATACCTCAAACTCAAAATGGGATGCACGTAGACAGGAACTGTTTGAGCTAGAGCGTCAGCAGACGATAAGTCTGTTactgctgcagcagtgtgtgtgggaggagaagaggaaagcagtgagacagaaagagaaggcGGCACGGGCCAAAAGGAGATATTATCAAGCCAAACTACGAAAGATCGGCACAGAGCATCCACCTTCCAGTAGTGACAGTGAGGATAACGAACATCTACAGACGTAA